The Acidimicrobiales bacterium genome has a segment encoding these proteins:
- a CDS encoding HypC/HybG/HupF family hydrogenase formation chaperone, which translates to MCLGIPGQVVEIVDPAQHKAIAEVDGVRREINVGLVMGDVGGLSVGDWVLIHVGFAMSKIDEEEAARNLAWLKELGSVYDDEIDQFRESSPL; encoded by the coding sequence ATGTGTCTAGGAATCCCCGGCCAGGTGGTCGAGATCGTCGACCCCGCGCAGCACAAGGCCATCGCCGAGGTGGACGGCGTGCGCCGTGAGATCAACGTCGGCCTGGTGATGGGCGACGTGGGCGGTCTCAGCGTCGGCGACTGGGTCTTGATCCACGTGGGCTTCGCCATGTCGAAGATCGACGAGGAGGAGGCGGCCCGCAACCTGGCCTGGCTGAAGGAGCTGGGCAGCGTCTACGACGACGAGATCGATCAGTTCCGGGAGAGCTCGCCACTGTGA
- a CDS encoding HypC/HybG/HupF family hydrogenase formation chaperone: MKLAPHQADGELLAGLTSDLARASLALARRFFAGGTMWCASPAWPFHSHHVAVEFVHPVIMGKRALPAVAVPADEDLVAMLRTTARTGDMVVAVAGADDEAVAAAMRRGDAWGVETVWIGAGPRPPAGAAKHVLWLPTDDPLQASEQFVRMYHLLWELTHVCFEHQGLLSSEVCLDDVCITCSDEGRPAEVLAVEGDEALVRTAEGRERIDTSIIDPPQPGDLLLVHAGSAITNLDAA, translated from the coding sequence GTGAAGCTGGCCCCGCACCAGGCGGACGGCGAGCTGCTGGCCGGCCTCACCTCCGATCTCGCGCGGGCGTCGCTGGCCCTGGCCCGGCGGTTCTTCGCCGGAGGCACGATGTGGTGTGCCTCACCGGCGTGGCCGTTCCACTCGCACCACGTGGCGGTGGAGTTCGTCCACCCGGTGATCATGGGGAAGCGGGCGCTTCCCGCCGTGGCGGTGCCGGCCGACGAGGACCTGGTGGCCATGCTGCGCACCACCGCCCGCACCGGCGACATGGTGGTGGCGGTGGCGGGTGCCGACGACGAGGCGGTGGCGGCGGCCATGCGCCGGGGCGACGCGTGGGGCGTGGAGACGGTGTGGATCGGGGCGGGCCCCCGCCCACCCGCCGGTGCGGCGAAGCACGTGCTGTGGCTTCCCACCGACGACCCCCTGCAGGCCTCCGAGCAGTTCGTCCGCATGTACCACCTGCTGTGGGAGCTCACCCATGTGTGCTTCGAGCACCAGGGACTGCTCTCGTCGGAGGTGTGTCTCGACGACGTGTGCATCACGTGCTCCGACGAGGGGCGTCCAGCGGAGGTCCTGGCCGTCGAAGGCGACGAGGCGCTGGTGCGCACGGCCGAGGGCCGGGAGCGCATCGACACCTCGATCATCGACCCGCCCCAGCCGGGCGACCTCCTGCTCGTCCACGCCGGTTCGGCCATCACGAACCTCGACGCGGCATGA
- a CDS encoding SIS domain-containing protein — MSPEASDFLYPFIEREEKDAETLLADLATSAQAKWAHSTQLRLDTLAALEPGILAAAAEMAERFAAGGQVFAFGNGGSSTDALEFARLLTRPPWGDPLPARSLAVDQAVLTAIANDVGFEIVFSRQLIAYAHAGDIAVGFSTSGNSDNLMAAFAEARKRGMLTVGLAGYDGGRMAASTDVAHCLTVRSDSVHRIQETQAAVAHALWDAVQTKLREKGAA; from the coding sequence GTGAGCCCGGAGGCGAGCGACTTCCTCTACCCCTTCATCGAACGGGAGGAGAAGGACGCCGAGACACTGCTGGCCGACCTGGCCACGTCGGCCCAGGCCAAGTGGGCGCACAGCACCCAGCTGCGCCTCGACACCCTGGCCGCGCTCGAGCCGGGGATCCTTGCGGCGGCGGCCGAGATGGCCGAGCGCTTCGCGGCCGGCGGCCAGGTCTTCGCATTCGGGAACGGTGGCAGCTCCACCGACGCCCTCGAGTTCGCACGGCTCCTCACCCGGCCGCCGTGGGGCGATCCCCTGCCGGCCCGGTCGCTGGCCGTCGACCAGGCGGTGCTCACCGCCATCGCCAACGACGTCGGCTTCGAGATCGTGTTCTCCCGCCAGCTGATCGCCTACGCGCACGCCGGCGACATCGCGGTGGGCTTCTCCACGAGCGGCAACTCCGACAACCTGATGGCGGCGTTCGCCGAGGCGCGCAAGCGGGGCATGCTCACCGTCGGCCTGGCCGGCTACGACGGCGGGCGCATGGCCGCCAGCACCGACGTGGCGCACTGCCTCACGGTGCGCTCAGACAGCGTCCACCGCATCCAAGAGACCCAAGCCGCGGTCGCCCATGCCCTGTGGGACGCGGTGCAGACCAAGCTCCGAGAGAAGGGGGCAGCATGA